One genomic window of Cannabis sativa cultivar Pink pepper isolate KNU-18-1 chromosome 2, ASM2916894v1, whole genome shotgun sequence includes the following:
- the LOC115719613 gene encoding linoleate 13S-lipoxygenase 2-1, chloroplastic, with protein MLMPQVMNLQTRPIQTTSFSRSFNNNQKSLFLLENNNIGSLSSISNPNPLLLVSAGNRARVSSSSSNHSKRGLFVAPIKAILIGNIINKLTSNVRLVVTVLPTLGGVLTNVGIGKGIDDAQDFFGHSLLIELASAELDPKSGSERKRIKGYAHKTSLIDILGKVTYEVDFDIPKEFGELGAILVENEHHKEMFLKDIKIDGEGLLNGPVTINCESWIHSKSQNPQKRVFFTNKSFLPSNTPSGLKKLREEDLKSLRGNGEGQRKKHERIYDYDVYNDLGSPDLMSDLKRPVLGGKEHPYPRRCRTGRHPSRSDPKTESRLSSDVLFYIPRDENFSEIKQMTFGAKTLFSVMHALVPSLEGLLVDKEGFPYFTAIDTLFDEGIKIPPNHHNKSLLKSALPRLVKAASDVDDVLQFVPPEPMDRDKFFWLRDEEFGRQTLAGLNPHGIQLVTEWPLKSKLDPNVYGSAESAITKEIIDKEIKGFMTVEEAIEQKKLFMLDYMDLLLPFVEKVRELEGTTLYGSRALFFLTEEGTLRPLAIELTRPQMDDKPQWKQVFTPTWNATGDWLWRLAKAHVLAHDSGVHQLVSHWLRTHCVTEPYIIATKRQLSAMHPIFRLLHPHFRYTMEINALARQLLINSNGIIESTFSPGKFSMEISSAAYDKLWRFDHEALPADLISRGIATEDPDSPHGLKLNIEDYPFANDGLLIWDALKQWVTSYVNHYYSDSSQVELDEELQSWWTEIRTVGHEDKKDEPWWPTLETPEDLIQILTTIVWVTSGHHAAVNFGQYTYAGYFPNRATIARTNVPTEDPTDEEWKYFIDKPEGTLLQCLPSKLQAAKVMAVLNVLSTHSPEEEYLGEALEPSWGDDTYIKATFEQFSGRLKEIEGIIDERNGNQELRNRNGAGIAPYELLKPSSEPGVTGMGVPYSISI; from the exons ATGTTGATGCCCCAAGTGATGAACCTGCAAACACGACCTATCCAAACGACATCGTTTTCGAGGTCGTTTAACAACAATCAAAAGTCATTATTCCTTCTTGAGAATAATAATATAGGATCACTAAGTAGTATTAGTAACCCTAATCCATTGTTACTAGTCTCAGCTGGTAATAGAGCTAGggttagtagtagtagtagtaatcATAGCAAAAGAGGGTTATTTGTTGCTCCAATAAAAGCTATTTTGATTGGAAATATTATTAACAAGTTAACTTCAAATGTTAGGCTTGTTGTGACTGTTTTACCAACCCTTGGTGGGGTTTTGACTAATGTTGGTATTGGAAAAGGAATTGATGATGCACAAGACTTTTTTGGTCATTCACTTCTCATTGAGCTAGCCAGTGCTGAACTTGATCCTA AAAGTGGATCGGAAAGGAAGAGGATCAAAGGGTATGCACACAAAACCAGTCTAATTGATATTCTTGGTAAGGTGACATACGAAGTAGATTTTGATATTCCAAAGGAATTTGGAGAGCTTGGGGCAATTCTTGTAGAGAATGAGCATCACAAAGAGATGTTCCTCAAGGACATTAAGATTGACGGCGAGGGCTTGCTTAATGGCCCCGTTACTATCAATTGCGAATCTTGGATTCATTCCAAGAGTCAGAATCCTCAAAAACGAGTCTTTTTCACCAATAAG TCATTCTTGCCATCGAATACTCCAAGTGGATTAAAGAAACTGAGAGAAGAGGATCTAAAGAGCCTAAGAGGAAATGGTGAAGGACAACGCAAGAAGCATGAAAGAATCTACGACTATGATGTGTACAACGATCTCGGGAGTCCTGACCTAATGTCCGATCTCAAAAGGCCAGTTCTTGGTGGCAAAGAACACCCTTACCCTAGACGTTGTAGGACCGGTCGACATCCTTCCAGATCAG ATCCAAAGACAGAATCAAGATTATCATCGGACGTACTTTTCTACATACCTAGAGATGAAAACTTCTcagaaataaaacaaatgaCATTTGGAGCAAAGACACTATTCTCAGTTATGCATGCATTGGTACCATCACTAGAAGGACTTTTAGTTGATAAAGAAGGCTTCCCATATTTCACAGCCATTGATACACTCTTTGATGAAGGCATCAAAATCCCACCAAATCATCACAACAAATCTCTTCTCAAATCCGCCTTACCAAGGTTGGTCAAGGCTGCTTCTGATGTTGATGATGTTCTTCAATTCGTTCCTCCCGAACCAATGGACA gggACAAATTCTTTTGGTTAAGGGATGAGGAATTTGGAAGGCAGACTCTAGCTGGTCTTAATCCACATGGCATTCAATTGGTTAcg GAATGGCCACTAAAAAGTAAACTTGATCCAAATGTGTATGGCTCAGCAGAATCAGCAATCACCAAAGAAATTATTGATAAAGAGATCAAAGGTTTCATGACTGTTGAAGAG GCAATAGAACAAAAGAAGTTGTTTATGTTAGACTACATGGATTTGTTATTACCATTTGTGGAAAAAGTAAGAGAACTTGAAGGAACAACTTTGTATGGATCAAGAGCATTGTTTTTCCTGACTGAAGAAGGTACATTAAGGCCTTTGGCTATTGAGCTCACTAGACCACAAATGGATGATAAGCCACAATGGAAGCAAGTCTTTACACCTACTTGGAATGCAACTGGTGATTGGCTATGGAGGCTCGCGAAAGCTCATGTTCTTGCTCATGATTCTGGTGTTCACCAACTCGTTAGTCACTG GTTAAGGACACATTGTGTGACAGAACCATACATAATAGCAACAAAAAGGCAACTGAGTGCAATGCACCCTATATTTAGATTGTTGCACCCTCATTTTAGATACACAATGGAAATCAATGCCTTAGCTCGTCAACTACTAATAAATTCAAATGGAATAATAGAAAGCACATTCTCACCTGGTAAATTCTCAATGGAGATAAGTTCTGCTGCTTATGACAAACTATGGCGATTCGATCATGAGGCCTTGCCAGCAGATCTTATAAGCAGAGGAATAGCAACAGAGGACCCTGACTCTCCACATGGCCTGAAATTAAACATCGAAGATTACCCTTTTGCCAACGATGGCCTCCTCATCTGGGATGCCCTTAAACAATGGGTTACTAGTTATGTGAACCACTACTACTCAGATTCAAGCCAAGTTGAGTTAGATGAGGAGTTGCAATCTTGGTGGACAGAAATTCGAACAGTTGGGCATGAAGATAAGAAAGATGAGCCATGGTGGCCTACTCTTGAGACACCAGAAGACCTTATTCAAATTCTAACAACTATAGTTTGGGTGACATCCGGTCACCATGCAGCTGTAAACTTTGGTCAATACACGTATGCAGGATATTTCCCTAACCGAGCAACAATAGCTAGAACCAATGTCCCAACAGAAGATCCCACAGATGAAGAGTGGAAATACTTTATTGACAAACCTGAAGGGACTCTCTTGCAATGCTTACCTTCTAAGCTTCAAGCGGCTAAAGTAATGGCGGTTTTGAATGTGTTGTCTACTCATTCGCCCGAAGAAGAGTATCTTGGGGAGGCTTTGGAGCCTTCCTGGGGTGATGATACTTACATAAAGGCCACTTTTGAACAATTTAGTGGGAGATTGAAGGAGATTGAAGGGATTATTGATGAAAGGAATGGTAATCAAGAATTGAGGAATAGAAATGGAGCTGGGATTGCTCCTTATGAGCTTTTGAAGCCATCTTCTGAGCCTGGTGTGACTGGAATGGGTGTTCCTTATagtatttctatttaa